In Clupea harengus chromosome 4, Ch_v2.0.2, whole genome shotgun sequence, the genomic stretch TTGGAAGACCTGGGTAAACTCTACAAACACAGAGTATACTGCCACTTTAAGCCTGGCATTGAGCCACCCCAAAATCAGGCAAGTTGCCCCAACTACGCCTCCCCCTCAGATTTACCCATTGAGCTTCTTCCAGTCAAATGAATTAACTCAAAACGTCATCATACTCACATCTGTGGCATAGAGAATATCAATAATCCTCTGCAGTGTGGGGTCACCTTCCCCTTCCTTCTCTTGGCAAATTAGCTCAATGTTTCTCAATTtgccaaaataaaagtccctctccttctccatgtcCTGGATCGTGGATTTCAGTACATTAAGCTGAGTAAAGAGAAATTCAAAAACGATTAAATTATACGTACATGTAAacttaaacattaaacacataACACTAAAACCTCTATTTAGAGACAGAATTCAGGGAAGGAAACATTGCATGCATTCAATGGTAGGTATACCTCCTGGACAAGTTCTGCCCgctcatcatcaccaccaccactgctacCTGGCCTCCTTAGACCGCTAGGTGCCATCTTAGGGGCTACCTTTGCAGCTGGGCGCTGTGGAGCTACAAAAGAACAATCAGCATTGGTATGTGGTGCACAGGAGAAGGTCATTATAAACAATATAAGAAACTTTATAATACTGTCTCAAATCAACCAAGGGACTAATCCACCCATCTAATCTAACTAATCAAAGGTGATGTAAAAATCCTCTATATAATCTTATATAATTTTGTGTGTTAAGCCATTTCAAAACATGCATATAGTTGGAATGTTTAAATCAGACAGAGTAAGAGCTActcatgagagagaggagacggagatGTGCATGTTTAGAAAAAGTGGGTTACCAGCAGCCATGACTTTCCTGGGCTTGTTCAGGGCTGGCACCGCTGGGCTGGGTAAAGGTGCAGAGTCCTGACCCTGACGTGCCTCCACAGGATCGTACTCTTTGCCATCATAGTTGGCGTCAAAGAATTTCTTAAACCACTGGACAAATTCAAAGTTGTCCTGGAATTTGCCTTTAACCAATTTGTCCACAGGAATAATCTGGGGGGAGCAGGGCAGGGTTGTCAGAAAGCTAGTAATACTTTAACGTGCACAGCAGTCAAGATACAATATCAggtcccaaaacacacagaggacagtaGTAAAACAGCTAACATTTAGGGTCAGCGAGAGAGCTCACAGATCAAACACCCATATCCTTCTTGCATAATTGACAGCATGAACAAGGAATCGTAATCAAGGCCAACATTCAGTTGACGACTAATTACAAAACAGAGCCCTGTCTGTCTGGGATGCGATTCTGACCCGTTCCTCTGGCTCAGCAAAAGCTAGGGAAATGCACGAAAGAGCAAGGGAAGGCCTCAGATCATTTTGCCAGAGCTACTCAGTGGTAAACACAATTAGGATTCTCCTGGACCATGGAGACCCATGGCTGACATCATGAGGGCCCTttggacacacaggcacagtacAAGCAAATAGGACTGCAAGATCAGAGAACATCTAATATAAGCTCAACTAGCAGTGCGGACGACTGAAAAAGTGCAGAGAAAATAAGTACGCTTGACGAGTGTCAAGAAAAGAAACGGCCTTTTGTGCTTTAAATCTATTAAAAACATGCTCTCGTCAAACTAATTGTCACTGAAGTTTGTATTCTGCATTAAGGGGGGCATATATGAAAAGGCTACATTAAATTGCACTCAAATTACAACatcaaaatgataaaaaatatgGCTGGGATACAAGCAAAGCCAAATGCATAGTGGAGCTTAACTGTGTTCCATCTCACCATGCATATTAAAATTATTAATGCAGAAGCACAAAACTTTGAGCCCACTCAGGTACACCGCATTTGCAGATGAGCTTTGCAGTTTTTTTCCATTGAAAGTATTGAATTATTGATGGCTGAAATAgtaaaaagaaatattaataataatgtacTTACTTTATCAACACCCATTCTCTTGAAGGCCGCTTGCAGTAGCTTGTAGTTCTGAATGTATTCATGTTCTAGCTTGGCTGCAAATTTTACTTTCTTCAAAGGTACACAGCCAGGGAACAACATATCCATGAACTGGCAATATGCCGCACctataaattgtatttatttgaataacAGGTATTAGTGAAGTCTTGTAATTGACAAAATACACATAAAACCAACACAAAAGCAATTCATTTTCAGACTATAAGAGGTCTAAAACTTGTGTTTTCTACCTCCCATGAATCATTCTAAATGCCAACTCGCTTACCTGAACACAGATGCTCAATCTTGGTCAAGTTGAGTTGCAGGGATTCATTGATCCACGCCAGCATGTCATGGCGACTCAGGTTGTCGCTGGTCACGGAGGTCGAGTACACATTTACAGCCATATTTAAGCTGCGACAAATGGACAGAGAAGAAAATACGTAAAATTGACACTCATGGCAAGAATGAGAGCAAGGTGTAAAGCAAGGTGTTCAGATGCTAAACTACAGTCAGGGAGGTCTTCCTCCTTAGTTATGTCGAAACAACAATATTGTAGATTTTACACCGCCgtaagaacatttaaaaaaaaaaaaaaacattaaaattgtGTTGACCTGTGGCTTGCTAACACTGGCTCACTGCGTAGACCATTACAGTACCAGATACACTAGAAATATCGTTCGGAGTTAAGTCAGTTGGCTACTAGCACGGGCCAAACGATCATTAGGACTCTAGCTAACTGGATACATTCTACTGGTTGTTCAGTTTAGCTAGCTTGCTTGCTAACTGAAGAGAGGTCTCGTTTCATGGTGATGTAGCCAGCTAGCTTAATCAAGCGGATTATTATACTCGTGAGGCCGACTAATGACGTTGAGCCGGTTTAGGACAGCCGAGGCATTCACTGGAAGTGGGAGTAGTTCAACTCGCTCGATGCAAACCACTGTGTTCGGCCTGACGTTTGGTCACTGCTCTAACGAATTAACGTAGCGGaatgctagctggctagctaatgATTAGTATGATTAGCTACGcagttaacgttagctggctATGCGGAGTGGGTGGCTAAGGATATCATTAGGTGCTTTATGATTTGATATAGACTCAACTAACAGCAGGTAGCGATTCAAGGGCTGGTCAGTTGGTAATGGAATTAACTGTTTGTATTAAACAGAGAGCCAGTACAAGCAGTGTTACAATTTCCCCCACCCTCTTGTtagctaacttagctagctggctaacttACAGACTGACTAGAAGGctaatgttagcttgctagtttccTAATTTAAGATTACATGCAAAATGTGCTTTAGTATCGTTCGAATGCATCTATTCTGATTTCTTATCATCGCCCTTAACATAACCTGCATGTATTACCTGGTTGTTGCGGagatgtcaatttatttttttaaagaagacaCATAAAAGAAGCGTGGATGCGGCTTGTTCCTCCCTTGGTATTTCACTCTTTCTTGCCGGCGGGTCTTCCTGTGATACTGCCAGAGACGTTATATAGTGCGCGGTGTGTTTGCGGCAAATTGCGTCATCACGTAGCTGAGTAACGTAAGGTCTGAGCATGTTCACTTAACTCAGACAGGGTGCGGCATTTTTTCATAGGGTGGTTGAAAATGGGTTGTTGTCATGACTATTCTAGTGCCAAGCCGATTAATACCcacataacaaaaacacacaagaaaaacaatacCAGCAATACGACTAATATGACAACTACTGATATAACTATTAATAAttggtaaaataaaaataaaaatgtcatggTGGAATTATTTTTTGGTCGTTTCTGTTTCTACCTCTGTTCTAGTCTGTGTACTACACAGAATCCATAGGCTACTTTGTAGTTATGTTTCTACACATGATTCCTGCAACTTCATTTTGGTGTTTAATGAagttgcattgaaagtgtcctcacatactgtatcactgcatggtatgtcaactgcacagacaaggacaggaaatccctcagtcaggtcataaggtcttcggagagaataattggaattccactgcctcccctggacgacatctttaggacacgctgcctccgccgagcatgtggcattttgaaggatgagactcaccccgcaaaccatctcttcaccctgctaccctctggcaggcgctaccgggccactacagcccgcacctccagactgcagaacagtttcatccccagggccatcacagaactaaacaatcacacaaccctcataccctccacccagcacaactgcactttttttagtggttgcacaaacaaatttcgttgtgtatccaatgcacaatgacaaataaagtctattctattctattctattctaatgtAGGATATGCTTCTTTTGCATGTTGGGCTGTTTCTAAGGTCATTTGAATTAAAGTATACCCCCGTTTCTACTAACATGATGCTTAATGCTTGCTCTTAGGCTGCAAAAACTGCCTCAGTGCAATCCTCACACTTTAAACTAGTCTTTTCAGGTCACTGGCAGGACTGACAACCCTAATACATATAGGCCTATGTTGCCATTAGTTTGTTGCAATTGATAGTTTGAAATATTCAGTGAAACTTTACATCTGCAAAGGGTCAGCAGAATGATGTGATGCTGAGAGATACTGTGGTTATAGAATGCAGCACACTCAAATCTTCAAACCAAAACGGCACTCAAAATACCCTCAAAACCAACCTGGTATGTGTAATGATTCATGAATGCTGTTCAGGTTATGAACTGCAGTGACCATATATTACGGAGGAGCGCTTGACCGGGTTGTTCTGCGCAACATCCAGACCATCTCAATAGACTCTTTTGACCTTGCCACCATTAAAGAGTGCATGGCACtgtctgacatacacacagcaaTGAGTGGTTTGATCAACGACTTGTAAAAAACATTGACATTATACAACCTCAAACAGAAATGTCATACAGCGATTCTCTGAGGTAACATTTATTTGACAGCACCAATATCCATTCATTACATAGGCAACATTTGTTCTAATTTACCGCTTTAGCAAATGCATttttccaaagcgacttacaatatAGCTGAGGTATTATCATTATGTGTGCAACCTGGGAATAAACAATATGACCCTGTCTTAGCAGCTTTCCTCAACCAGTTGACCTGCAGGAACACTGGCTCATTGTCTCATTGTCATTTATTGTGGAGTAGTTCTCCAGATAAATTATAATCTCACATCTGACATTAAAAAGGGTAATTACTCAATCTGTGTGAGGTCTGATGAACAACTGAGGCTTATCAACGACAGCAAATCTCAACTCACAATTGATTCAAGCACTTCAACATGTCAATGTGTTTCACATTTCATAAATAAAACTGGCTGGCAATGGTTGTTTTACAAGATCATACTGTACTTGAAATTCATGAATACATTAAGAACATTCTAAACAATCTAAAATCACCTGAGCACGTACATTTTAGATTTCcattgaaaaaacaaaaactggaTTAACAATTGCATATGCACATAAAATTCTATCCCAAAATTGTTTTAATcctaaaatgttaaaaaaatcaatatAAACCCAAAGGTTTAAACAATGACATTCAATTTAGTCAACAGCAAATCCATTAGATGCTGCccaatactatttaaaaaaatatttttcattcaTAGAAAACCATTATGaaaatttaaataataaaaatgttaaatttCATCAAAATGCAAATGCATTATTTCTGGACACAGACATGCCAGATCATTCCACTGAATTAGTGGTGGTGGCCGAAGCCTTATCATAACAGGCAAAATAATCCTTGAGAGGCGCAAAGAGATGCCTGATGACTGGAACACTCCAGGACTTGCCCAGGACCTTTTGCCGCTGCTGACGGTTCATGTTCTTCACATCCGTATAGTGTTTAGGAAATCCAAAGATGCtggaaatgcaaataaaaatgtattgagTGTATTGAGTTTATTGAAtctaaaaaaatattaattacATAGATCAAACATGTAGGAAAGTGAGTGAATCATACATCATTAATACATTCACCCAAATTGTATGTTTGGATACATGGAACCAAATCCCATAAAATCTTTAATCTTGTAATCTAATGACTATAATGTAAAATACCTTTCCAACTCAGTGATCCACAAATTATCATCTTTCCCATTCATAGTGACTGGAAACACGTCCTCCTTTGGGCCTTGCTTCAGAGAGTTCGACCTTGTGGTAATGGTCCGCACCTTGGTGACCTGTTTAAAAATTGTGTTTATATtatcactttacacacacacacacacacacacacacacacacacacacacacacacacacacacacacacacacacacacacacacacacagacttaaacTTTCTTTAACTTTAGAACTATGTATGAACTAAGAAATAGCTATATTGAAGGTTAAGTTTAAAAAGCCCAATGACTGACCTTTGCTGTGCGGCCAATCTCCAAGCAGTCTTGTAGGGTCACCTTATCATTCTGAGCAGCAATGATGGGCCTACAGAACATAGAAtactagtttttttttctaggaACATACCACCATGTGCAGCTTACAGTGTTCCTTAACACACCCTAAATACGGCTGTAAATGACGCTGTAAAGGGCTTCACTctacagagaggaaaagacgaCTCGCCAATAATGTCCACACTATGCTATCTCAAGGCTAAGCACTTTTTCTAAGCAATTTCCATAAACACATTGGAACAACATGGACTACAAACCGGTTCATTCCAGGAAGGTTTCCCCAAAAGCAGCGAGCTCTATGAGCAGGACTGACTTTCACAGCGTCGACCAGCACTGGATTACACTACAGGGCACAAACACAAGGATTACTTGGGATGACAACAGATGAGGCATTTGATCTTTAATATGAAGCCATACCTATATCAACCAAAACCAAACTTGACAAGCCTCACCTCCAGAAAGCGGCAGATGTCAGTCTTGTCCTTGTTAGCCATGAACGACACGTTCTCGTACAGCCAAAAGAATGGTTTGGGGTCATCCTCTTTGGGCTTTAAGACGTGGAGCACTCGGTAGAACTCAAAAAAGAGTCTACCCGTTCCCTCTACAGAAGAGGATACCGTTAAGAGgacacaatcacaatcagtaACATAACAGCAATGAAATTCACATAAGAATGGAAATTAGACAACATAAAAGATTCTTTTTTAAAAGGGTACAATACTGCCCTCTGGTGACTTTTGAATACCAtcacacctgtttttttttgttggggaCTGTACTCATTGCAAACAATTTATCCTTTTAATTCTTCTACTCAGATTTCCTATTTTAAAGATacctatttatttttttagcaAAAGGCAGttcatgtttttatgttcaGTTTCAACAAGTGGCGCATTTGTCTCGATAGTTTtgcgatttctttttttataaaaaatgtcCTAACCTGTATGCCAAACAAATGCATATGGGTCAAAACACAAGGCAACCTACCAAATAATCCTTTCCGTGCAGGATTGACAATGGACAAGTCATTGCATGGACTTCCCCCAATGAGGAGATCAAACGGGCCCCATTTCTCAACCTATGCAAGACATATGATGTTGCGTTATGAAATACAGTTCAGCTCAAAACTAGGACTCCGACAAAAGCACTGGATGAATCCTTTTCACAGATGTACTCAATGACAGAACTGAC encodes the following:
- the mapre1b gene encoding microtubule-associated protein RP/EB family member 1b isoform X1: MAVNVYSTSVTSDNLSRHDMLAWINESLQLNLTKIEHLCSGAAYCQFMDMLFPGCVPLKKVKFAAKLEHEYIQNYKLLQAAFKRMGVDKIIPVDKLVKGKFQDNFEFVQWFKKFFDANYDGKEYDPVEARQGQDSAPLPSPAVPALNKPRKVMAAAPQRPAAKVAPKMAPSGLRRPGSSGGGDDERAELVQELNVLKSTIQDMEKERDFYFGKLRNIELICQEKEGEGDPTLQRIIDILYATDEGFVIPDADAESEDQDQEEF
- the mapre1b gene encoding microtubule-associated protein RP/EB family member 1b isoform X2 codes for the protein MAVNVYSTSVTSDNLSRHDMLAWINESLQLNLTKIEHLCSGAAYCQFMDMLFPGCVPLKKVKFAAKLEHEYIQNYKLLQAAFKRMGVDKIIPVDKLVKGKFQDNFEFVQWFKKFFDANYDGKEYDPVEARQGQDSAPLPSPAVPALNKPRKVMAAAPQRPAAKVAPKMAPSGLRRPGSSGGGDDERAELVQELNVLKSTIQDMEKERDFYFGKLRNIELICQEKEGEGDPTLQRIIDILYATDSQ